In Puntigrus tetrazona isolate hp1 chromosome 15, ASM1883169v1, whole genome shotgun sequence, the DNA window ATGTCCAAGTCCAGTGTGTGTGGAAGTTTAATGATGCTCTGGCTGGATCAAGCCCTGCTTGTATTCAGCTCCAGTGACCTGGCAGTGCGGCAGCATTTCCTCCAATAGAATCCGTACAAGGCCTGGATTCTGCAGCAGTGGAAGTTCAGAAATATCCAGCCGTTCTAGCTTCCTGAAGAAAGATACAAtatgtatttagtttatttgtcgCCCTGAAAACAACAATCGAGTTTGTCCAAATAATGTACATGTGCACATAATAGAAAAATGAAGACCTGAGGTTCTGCAATGCAGCAAGTCCTCCCACCGTGATACGGGGGCAGCGAGACAGGTCTAACTCCACCAGACTTTCTGCAAAGACATGCAGACGTGCAAGGAACCAGTCATCCACTTCAGGACATCCTCGCAGAGAGAGAGTCTGAAGTTTATCCTGTTCCACTGAGAAGAGACAATTTGTTTGTGAGCCATGGAACAAACTGCACCTCAGCAACATTTCAGTGGCAGCTGTGAGAtcaattatttatcatatttgtgTTTCCTGTTAGATTCGGGAAATGCTGTTCTGTGGCCAATGGACAGACTgacacaaaaaatgaaaaaatacttgTGTGACATTTGATTTTGTGCGTTTGGCTAAAATCCCATTAGAATGTTTTCACTTGAATGACTTCTCTTTTCAGGATGCGTGGCCTATTTCTGTCCGTTTATACTGTGCACCAAAACTGTAGTGAAATTATGAgatgctttcaaaataaatgcgcAATGCCCCAGGAAAGGCCAAGGAAAGCAGAACGTTACTCAGAActaagatttttataaaaaggaaATCCACTGAAGTGGTAcatgggaggaaaaaaaaacccaacacacacaccctgACATGATTTTGAAAGATAATTTGACTTGGGGCAAATACAAATAAGAACCTGACCGGTCAAAGGCTTAATCATCAGTAGACACATGATAGCTCATGCAacaaatctatatttataaCAACAGTAGATTACCAAGGTTTTCAAGTCCATTGTTGTTTATTAAGGTGCCACTCAGATCCACTTCCTCAATTTGTGCATCAGGTGTGCTCATGAAGTCGTAGCTGAATCTTCCTCTAGAGGATGGACGAAACCATTCTGACTGGCCAGCGAATCTATATAGACAGAAGTATTATGCAGTGAAAGAAAATTTAATATCGTCTACCTAAACCAAGGGCGCTCAACCTTGCTCCTGGCAATAGACAGTCCTtcaaagtttagctccaactcaAATTAAACACATCTGAAGCGACTAATTAAGTTCTTCAGGGTTGCTTGAAAATTAGAAGCAGGTGTATTTGATTACAGTTGaactaaactttgcaggacagtcgCTCGCCAGGAGCAGGGTTGGGCACCCCTGACCTAAACCCTTTAAGCCAGGGGTCACCAAGTTTGGTCCTGGAGGGCAGGTgcccctgcagagtttagctccaaccctaataagcatacctgaagcagctaatcaaggtctaaTTAGGTTTACGcgaaacttccaggcaggtaTGTcgaggcaagttggagctaaagtctgcaggacaccggcttTAGGTGGTCAGAAGATTAATGAGtacataaacattttagcatCAATGACATAcaagtggaaaataaaaataccacaaatttttagaccaaaaaaatactttatcaTTTTAAGGATTTATTATTGCATGGGTTCTCTCTAATATATTATTTcctgctttttcttttgtagaactatttttttttcttcattatcaCATCAGAATTTAAAAACAGGCTCAGCATAAAAGATGTACTTAATacatgtatgattttttttgtaccttaAGCTCCCTCTGATAGTCAGAATATAATAGGCTGCTGCCACATTATTCCCAAAATTCTTCTGTGTGTAACCAAATAagctatagaaaaaaaaaagaaatcaacatcagcatttcagtaaaaaaatgagcaaataaataaaattacattatatgatTATTGAGACACTATACAGAGCACAGCACACCACAACATCCATACACAAAAACAGTTTCTTGTCTCAAtacattagttgtcagttagcAGAGCCACTTATAGTCTAAATCTACATGAGCACACACatagtgtgcgtgtgtatataaataaaatgtaaatatatacatataattataattataattatagtgCAACATTCTATACAGCAATATgacaaaacaaatcaacacATCTGAGAACACACTGACACTTGCCTATTTTTGCGTTTGACTGCTTGTGACCTCAACCAATTGTTCCAATTCAACACGTACTCCACATCATAGAACTGGTGCCCGAGTTTTAATAAGAACCTGGTGAAGACCGATGGAGTGGCCGCACCTGAAGTTAAAGTCCTCCTAACAGCAACAGCGGCACACGAATGTGCTGAACATCTTTTCATGGCTTGagacttttaaaagaaacagtTGTAAAATTTATAACCAGAATGATCATTTACAACATGCTGCTACTTAAAAGATGAACAAGTTCTGATCCCTTAAGGGCATGCAAGTGAAACAGCCTGATTGTCtggtgataaaaaaaacaacaacagactgTATACACAA includes these proteins:
- the dmac2 gene encoding distal membrane-arm assembly complex protein 2, with amino-acid sequence MAATLWSQAMKRCSAHSCAAVAVRRTLTSGAATPSVFTRFLLKLGHQFYDVEYVLNWNNWLRSQAVKRKNSLFGYTQKNFGNNVAAAYYILTIRGSLRFAGQSEWFRPSSRGRFSYDFMSTPDAQIEEVDLSGTLINNNGLENLVEQDKLQTLSLRGCPEVDDWFLARLHVFAESLVELDLSRCPRITVGGLAALQNLRKLERLDISELPLLQNPGLVRILLEEMLPHCQVTGAEYKQGLIQPEHH